One Mycobacterium paraseoulense genomic window, GCGGATTGCAACCGAAGAACCGCAGCCACGCGGGTTCCCCGTCGGCGGGCCGACCGACCACCTGCGGCGGCATCCGCATGGAGTCGCGCAGCTTGAACCCGAGAACGTCCCGGTAGAAGTGCAAGGCCTCGTCGTCGTCGCGGGTGGACAACACCACGTGCCCCAGTCCCTGCTCGCCGGTGACGAACGTGTGCCCGTACGGGCTGACCACGCGGCGGTGCTCGAGCGCGACGCCGTGGAACACCTCCAGGCAGTTGCCGGACGGGTCGGAGAACCGGATCATCTCGGCGACCCGGCGATCCGCCAGTTCGGCGGCGGTGGCCTCCTTGTACGGCACGCCCTCGACGTCGAGCCGGTTCCGGATTTCTTGCAGCCCTTCGGCGTTGGCGCACTCCCAGCCGGCCTCCATGAGGTGGTCACGCTCGCCGGGCACGATGACCAGCCGGGCGGGGAAATCGTCCATGCGCAGGTAGAGCGCGCCTTCGGTGCTGCCCTTGCCCTCGACCATGCCGAGCACCTTCAGGCCGAATTCACGCCAGGCCGCCATGTCGGTGGCCTCGATGCGTAGATAGCCCAGCGAACGGATGCTCATCACGCGCCTCC contains:
- the hsaC gene encoding iron-dependent extradiol dioxygenase HsaC, producing the protein MSIRSLGYLRIEATDMAAWREFGLKVLGMVEGKGSTEGALYLRMDDFPARLVIVPGERDHLMEAGWECANAEGLQEIRNRLDVEGVPYKEATAAELADRRVAEMIRFSDPSGNCLEVFHGVALEHRRVVSPYGHTFVTGEQGLGHVVLSTRDDDEALHFYRDVLGFKLRDSMRMPPQVVGRPADGEPAWLRFFGCNPRHHSLAFLPLPTPSGIVHLMMEVENADDVGLCLDRALRRKVPMSATLGRHVNDLMLSFYMKTPSGFDVEFGCEGRQVEDDDWVARESTAVSLWGHDFTVGARG